A single region of the Streptomyces sp. NBC_00236 genome encodes:
- a CDS encoding FG-GAP repeat domain-containing protein translates to MAKISGRLPGRAATRVAAAAITAALVGTGTSAFAADMGDAPLYGITGVDSTGASYYYAPNGEGGLQARVPFDTGWKDTKFLGHVDSNADSLPDGRWQTNAAGVLNYAANDNSDLKNVGHGWGIYNKLVSAGNLGGGEAGDLLGRDSAGYLYLYLGYGDGTVTKRYKVGGGWNAYTQLAGNGDLTGDGKNDIVAVDKSGVLWLYKGTGDYKSPFTARTKVGGGWNTYNTVFAPGDIDLDGTTDLIGRDAKGALYLYKGTGNAAAPYGYRTQIGTGGWNTYRLVF, encoded by the coding sequence GTGGCCAAGATCTCCGGCCGTCTGCCCGGGCGGGCAGCCACCCGCGTCGCCGCCGCCGCGATAACCGCGGCCCTCGTCGGCACCGGCACCTCCGCCTTCGCGGCGGACATGGGCGACGCGCCCCTGTACGGCATCACGGGCGTGGACAGCACGGGCGCCTCGTACTACTACGCGCCGAACGGCGAGGGCGGCCTGCAGGCCCGGGTCCCGTTCGACACGGGCTGGAAGGACACCAAGTTCCTCGGCCACGTGGACAGCAACGCGGACAGCCTCCCCGACGGCCGCTGGCAGACCAACGCGGCGGGCGTGCTCAACTACGCCGCCAACGACAACTCCGACCTCAAGAACGTCGGTCACGGCTGGGGCATCTACAACAAGCTCGTCTCCGCGGGCAACCTCGGCGGCGGCGAAGCCGGTGACCTCCTCGGCCGCGACTCCGCCGGATACCTGTACCTGTACCTGGGCTACGGCGACGGCACCGTCACCAAGCGGTACAAGGTCGGCGGCGGCTGGAACGCGTACACGCAGCTCGCGGGCAACGGCGACCTGACCGGCGACGGCAAGAACGACATCGTCGCCGTCGACAAGTCCGGCGTCCTGTGGCTCTACAAGGGCACCGGCGACTACAAGTCCCCGTTCACCGCCCGCACCAAGGTGGGCGGTGGCTGGAACACGTACAACACCGTCTTCGCCCCCGGCGACATCGACCTGGACGGCACGACCGACCTCATCGGCCGGGACGCCAAGGGCGCGCTGTACCTCTACAAGGGCACGGGCAACGCCGCGGCGCCGTACGGGTACCGCACGCAGATCGGTACCGGTGGCTGGAACACCTACCGTCTTGTCTTCTGA
- a CDS encoding FUSC family protein, with translation MHIPAVRADRSGPRRPAPAWLTHVLRLRRAPVPRTAMVRGALGAGPLLGAGIALGQPGPGVLAALGAMLAGVNDRPGTRRKGLVHIGLPAAAGSLGLLVGALVADTTGRWAAVPVLFLVGWASGALSARGAVWSAAALQMLVATTIGMGMPLAGPAWLKALCFLSGAGWLVLLRLLPRAPRSPGATRWSGEREAVAAVFDALADALGALGGPGAASARRTLVAAQQQADEALRLMRLLPWPRRSGGTEHALVERHGSGVALCEASIALLWEGRPVPDAVAEGPRRLAAAVRSGGPAGTLPGPPPDTVERLAFDRAVLEAAVVFDRTTAGAHARQDPEHPGTTAGTHTPQGPEHPGTTGLRSGLRPGLFTSAGREYGLRVALCVSVTAAVALLLHEDHWYWLPATAAFLVKPDMGPLFSRVVNRFAGTVAGVLAFVALMAALGGLGAPVVVAAVVVAGALVPLSTRHFAFQTAVITVLVLSFVHTAGDTEAAASRLLETFLACAIVLLVGHLPLVADPRVRVGHRFAVTLRCTERYLRHVLDTPDPAGDGGPRGLARDGRQPGDAGDRQRDDARGLALRGAAYRALAEARAAAETVAAELPGPFGERRHDWSAVTVAAELVVDAATACALRVENGVPRPSSGEAERVTTALSVLADALEDGHRTARPAPGPGPRDCRSLRDVMTQLHGIHRLTTEGFAEPAAAGSSAHR, from the coding sequence GTGCACATTCCGGCAGTCCGAGCCGACAGGTCCGGGCCGCGGCGCCCCGCGCCGGCCTGGCTCACCCACGTCCTGCGCCTGCGCCGGGCCCCCGTGCCCCGCACGGCGATGGTGCGCGGCGCGCTCGGCGCGGGCCCCCTCCTCGGCGCGGGGATCGCCCTCGGCCAGCCGGGGCCGGGTGTCCTCGCCGCGCTCGGGGCGATGCTCGCCGGGGTCAACGACCGCCCGGGCACCCGCCGCAAGGGGCTCGTCCACATAGGGCTGCCGGCCGCGGCCGGGTCGCTGGGGCTGCTCGTCGGCGCACTGGTCGCGGACACGACGGGGCGGTGGGCGGCGGTCCCCGTGCTCTTCCTGGTGGGCTGGGCCTCCGGGGCGCTGAGCGCCAGGGGCGCCGTGTGGTCGGCGGCCGCCCTCCAGATGCTGGTCGCCACGACGATCGGCATGGGGATGCCGCTGGCCGGTCCCGCGTGGCTGAAGGCGCTGTGCTTCCTCTCCGGCGCGGGCTGGCTCGTCCTCCTCCGGCTGCTGCCGCGCGCCCCGCGATCGCCGGGCGCGACGCGGTGGAGCGGTGAACGCGAGGCCGTCGCCGCCGTGTTCGACGCGCTCGCGGACGCGCTGGGCGCGCTCGGCGGACCGGGTGCGGCTTCCGCCCGGCGCACCCTGGTCGCCGCACAGCAGCAGGCCGACGAGGCGTTGCGGCTGATGCGGCTGCTGCCGTGGCCCCGCCGGTCCGGGGGAACGGAGCACGCCCTCGTCGAACGCCACGGCTCGGGGGTCGCGCTCTGCGAGGCGAGCATCGCGCTGCTGTGGGAGGGCCGTCCCGTCCCGGACGCGGTGGCCGAGGGCCCCCGGCGACTCGCCGCGGCAGTCCGTTCCGGCGGACCTGCGGGTACGCTGCCGGGCCCGCCGCCGGACACCGTCGAACGGCTCGCCTTCGACCGGGCGGTGCTGGAGGCCGCGGTGGTCTTCGACCGGACGACGGCCGGCGCGCACGCCCGGCAAGACCCGGAACACCCCGGCACGACAGCCGGCACCCACACCCCGCAAGGCCCGGAACACCCCGGCACGACGGGCCTCCGATCCGGGCTCCGCCCGGGTCTGTTCACCTCCGCCGGACGTGAGTACGGGCTGCGGGTGGCGCTCTGCGTCTCGGTCACGGCGGCTGTCGCGCTGCTGCTGCACGAGGACCACTGGTACTGGTTGCCCGCCACCGCCGCGTTCCTGGTGAAGCCCGACATGGGGCCGCTGTTCTCCCGGGTGGTGAACCGGTTCGCCGGGACCGTCGCCGGAGTCCTCGCCTTCGTCGCCCTCATGGCCGCGCTCGGCGGCCTCGGTGCGCCGGTGGTCGTGGCGGCGGTCGTCGTGGCCGGGGCCCTGGTGCCCCTGTCCACCCGCCACTTCGCGTTCCAGACCGCGGTGATCACCGTGCTCGTGCTGTCGTTCGTGCACACCGCGGGCGACACCGAGGCGGCCGCGTCCCGGCTGCTGGAAACGTTCCTGGCCTGCGCGATCGTGCTGCTCGTCGGCCATCTGCCGCTGGTGGCCGACCCCCGGGTACGGGTCGGCCACCGGTTCGCCGTCACGCTGCGCTGCACGGAGCGGTATCTGCGCCACGTCCTGGACACTCCGGACCCGGCAGGGGACGGCGGGCCCAGGGGCCTCGCCCGGGACGGACGGCAGCCGGGCGACGCCGGGGACCGGCAGCGGGACGACGCGCGGGGGCTGGCGCTGCGCGGCGCCGCGTACCGGGCGCTGGCCGAGGCACGGGCCGCCGCGGAGACCGTCGCGGCCGAGCTGCCGGGCCCGTTCGGCGAGCGGCGCCACGACTGGTCTGCGGTGACGGTGGCCGCCGAACTGGTCGTCGACGCGGCGACCGCGTGCGCGCTGCGGGTCGAGAACGGGGTGCCCAGGCCCTCGTCCGGCGAGGCGGAGCGGGTGACGACGGCGCTGTCCGTGCTGGCGGACGCCCTGGAGGACGGCCACCGCACCGCCCGGCCGGCGCCGGGCCCGGGTCCGCGGGACTGCCGGTCGCTGCGGGATGTGATGACGCAGTTGCACGGTATTCACCGGCTGACCACAGAGGGGTTCGCCGAACCCGCGGCCGCCGGATCCTCGGCCCATCGCTGA